ACGGGGTCACGGCCGGACCGGAACTGCCACAGGCTGCCGTCGGGAAGGGCCAGAGTCACCCCCAGACCGTCCTCGCCGGCGGCCAGCTCGATATTCGGACCGAGGTGGAAGCGCAAGGCGACGCCGATGGTACCGCGCTTGCCCTTGCGGCCCGCGGGCACCAGCAAGTCCTCCCCGCGCAGCTCGGTGCCGTCGTCGCGCAGGATCAGGATGCGCTGGTGCGACAGGCCGTAGCGCGTGACATAGCCATTGTGGCTCGCCTCAATCCGGGTTGCGCCGCCACCCTTGTCGCCGCGCAAGGTGCGTCGGTCGATCTCGACCTCGGACACGCCCGAGCCGAGCTTGCCGTTGATGAGCACGGCGGTAGAGTTGAAATCGTCGATCGTCAGCGTGGAATGCGCCGCCGTGGCGCGCAGCCCCTGCGCCAGCCGCAGCGGGATGAGGCCGCCGGCAAAGGCTGCGCCGCCGCAGTTGACGATGATCCGTTCCGCGCCATGGCTCAGTTCGAACGCCAGCGTGGAGGCGCAGCCATCGCGGGTGTGGCGGGCCACCGGCGGGGGCGCCGCATCGACCTGAAGCACGGACTTGCCGGCATTCACGCGCTGATAGCCCCACTGGCGGGCATCGCGCAGCGGCCGGGTGCGCACGCCGCTGGCCTTGACCAGCGCTTCTATCCGCGCGGCCGGGACGGCGCCGGCCCCCTGCCAGCTTCCCAGCCCGCCATCGCCGTGCAGCAGTGCCAGCAGCGGCGGAACCAGCAGGTTGAGGATGGTATCGATCTGCGGCGGCGCATCACTGCGGACGGCGGCGTAGCAGGCCTTCAGCCGCACCAGCAGCTCGATCACCTCGATCTGGCCGAGAGGGCTGCGGGAAAGCACGCCGCCATCGTCGCCGATCAGATCGCCCACCGCGCGCATCAGGCCGGCTTCGCCGAACAGCCGGCGGGGATGGCCATCCGCCAGCAGAAGCCCGGCGGCGGTGATCGCGGTCCAGCCGGCGGTTTCGGCCAGCTTGTCGCCCGCCTTGCCGACGTTGCGGTCCAGCCAGCGCGCGGTTTCCTCGATCACCAGCAACATGCGCCCACGCGCCTTCTTGTCCGGGCCGGACAGCAGCAGCGGCGCGTGGATCAGCCAGGACAGCAGGCGGTGGCCGACGTTGCCTACGTCCCACGCCGGGGTGGCGTTGGGCTTGGGGTTGGCCGCCATCCAGATCTGCAGCACCCGTTCGGCAACCTGGGTGCATTGCTGGCGCGGCGCGCAGGCTTCGAGGTCAGCCAGCCAGCCAAAGCCATGGATCAGCCGCTCGAACGGGGGCGACAGGCGCGGGCCGCTGAACTCGACATCCGCGATCGGCGCCTTCACCCCGTGGAGCAGGAAATGGCCGGCGCGCAACGCGGTGCCGGCGGCCGTGTCACCGGGCAGTGGATTGGCGACCGTTGCTGTCAGGCGCGGCCGCGCCCGCTTGCGGAACGGGTTGAGCGCGCCCGCCGGCAGCCCCATGCGATAGGCGAAGCGCACGAAGCGATCGCCCGCGCCCACCGCGGGAGGGGAGAAATCGGCGAGCGCCAGCGCGCGGCCGGGCTCGATCGTTTCGGGCGTGGGCGTCAGTTCGGGCTCGGCTTCGACCATGGCCAGGCGCTCCGGGGTCGGCGCTTCCGTCACAGGCGTTGCGGCTGGCGTTGGCTCGGCCGGCGTTGCTCCGGGCATGGACAGCAGTGGTTCCTCTCCCGGACCCAGCGGAATGGCCGGGCCTTCGCCGTGGCGAGCACCGGGATGGAAGGAACCACGCTTGATCCGTCCGTTGCCTTCCGT
The Novosphingobium sp. EMRT-2 genome window above contains:
- a CDS encoding heparinase II/III family protein, whose protein sequence is MVEAEPELTPTPETIEPGRALALADFSPPAVGAGDRFVRFAYRMGLPAGALNPFRKRARPRLTATVANPLPGDTAAGTALRAGHFLLHGVKAPIADVEFSGPRLSPPFERLIHGFGWLADLEACAPRQQCTQVAERVLQIWMAANPKPNATPAWDVGNVGHRLLSWLIHAPLLLSGPDKKARGRMLLVIEETARWLDRNVGKAGDKLAETAGWTAITAAGLLLADGHPRRLFGEAGLMRAVGDLIGDDGGVLSRSPLGQIEVIELLVRLKACYAAVRSDAPPQIDTILNLLVPPLLALLHGDGGLGSWQGAGAVPAARIEALVKASGVRTRPLRDARQWGYQRVNAGKSVLQVDAAPPPVARHTRDGCASTLAFELSHGAERIIVNCGGAAFAGGLIPLRLAQGLRATAAHSTLTIDDFNSTAVLINGKLGSGVSEVEIDRRTLRGDKGGGATRIEASHNGYVTRYGLSHQRILILRDDGTELRGEDLLVPAGRKGKRGTIGVALRFHLGPNIELAAGEDGLGVTLALPDGSLWQFRSGRDPVSVEESLWADGQGRPMGTRQLVIQAKIPRSGETFSWLLKKMR